GGCTATTGCTGACCTCCTGACAGAGGTCAAAACGAAAAAACCTTTAGTGCACCATCTTACCAACTATGTGACGGTGAACGATTGCGCCAACATCGTGTTGGCCCTGGGCGGGTCACCGGTAATGGCCGACGATGCGGCCGAAGTGGAGGAGATGGTGGCCATCGCCTCGGCCCTGGTGCTCAATATCGGCACCTTGAACGGACGGACCATCGATTCGATGTTCCTGGCCGGGAAGAGGGCCAACCGGCTCGGGATCCCGGTGGTGTTGGATCCGGTGGGTGCGGGGGCCACAACCTTGCGGACCGCTACCGCGCTCAGATTGGTCCAGGAGATCGAGCTGGCGGTGGTGCGCGGCAATATCGCGGAGATTACGGCCCTCGCCGGAGGCAGCGCCCAGACCCGTGGGGTTGATGCCGCGGGTCCGTGCGCCGACGCGCCGGGGATCGCCGCCGCGCTGGCGCAAAAGCTTGGTTGCGTGGTGGCCGTCACTGGC
This genomic window from Hydrogenispora ethanolica contains:
- the thiM gene encoding hydroxyethylthiazole kinase; amino-acid sequence: MQKLQAIADLLTEVKTKKPLVHHLTNYVTVNDCANIVLALGGSPVMADDAAEVEEMVAIASALVLNIGTLNGRTIDSMFLAGKRANRLGIPVVLDPVGAGATTLRTATALRLVQEIELAVVRGNIAEITALAGGSAQTRGVDAAGPCADAPGIAAALAQKLGCVVAVTGAQDVVADGSRIGLIDNGHPILARVTGTGCMATSLVGCYAGVTRDYFRAAAAGIITMGLAGEKALAALAPDDGIGSFRVKLLDQIDRLTPEEFIQGGKYHEA